The genomic interval ACGCCGTGGACTACGTCGAACGCGTCGCCGTCATCATGCTCGACGAGATCGACAAGCTCGTCGAGAAATCCGGGGACGACACCCTCTACAACCTCTCCCGGATGAACTCCGAACTCGACAACTCCCGGGTCTCCATCATCGGCATCAGCAACGACCTGAAGTTCACGGACTTCCTCGACCCCCGCGTCAAGTCCAGTCTGGGCGAGGAGGAAATCGTCTTCCCGCCCTACGACGCGAACCAGCTCCGCGACATCCTCGAACACCGCTCCGAGACCGCGTTCAAGGCGGACGCGCTCTCCGAGGACGTCCTCCCGCTGTGCGCGGCGTTCGCCGCGCAGGAACACGGGGACGCGCGGCGCGCGCTCGACCTCCTCCGCACCGCGGGCGAACTCGCCGAGCGCGACCAGGCCGACATCGTCACCGAGGCGCACGTGCGGCGCGCGCAGGACAAGATAGAACTCGACCGCGTCGTCGAGGTCGTCCGCACCCTCCCCACCCAGAGCAAGCTCGTCCTGTACGCCATCCTCGTCCTCGAAAAACACGGCGTGCACAACATCAACACGGGCGAGGTGTACAACATCTACAAGCGCCTCTGCGACGAGATCGACGCCGACGTGCTCACCCAGCGCCGGGTCACCGACCTCATCAGCGAACTCGACATGCTCGGAATCGTGAACGCCGTCGTCGTCTCGAAGGGCCGCTACGGCCGCACCAAGGAAATCAGCCTCTCGGTTCCCGTCGAGGAGACCGAGGCCGTCCTCGAAGCCGACAGTCGGCTCGGGGACGTGGAGAACGTCACGCCGTTCGTGCAGGCGCGCTTCGACAACGAGTGAGTTCTACGAGACGAGTTCGGTGACGGCCTCACCGACCGTGGCTTCCCCGGAGAAGACGAGGCGAACGTACCCGAGCCACGGCACTCGGAACTGCGCGCGGCCCCGCACCCACTCGGGCTTGACGGGACTGCTGATGCCGTTCACCTGGTCGTAGTACTGGTTGTTGTCACCCTTCGTGACGAATCCGGCGTGGGGCGCGGGACAGTTCGCTATCGCGGCACAGCTCTCGCCGTCGACGTACGCGGGGTTCGCCCTGTCGTACCAGTTCTCGCCGTCCGCGACCCAGAACCGCGCGCGGTGGATGATGGGCGTGGTGCCGCCCGCGCCGTCGCGCTGGTAGACGACGACGTCGCCGTACCCGCCGAAGCGCTGGTAGTCCACGTCCTCGGCCATCTCGTGCGTGATGACGCCGGTGTCGGCGTACCCCATGTCGCCCGCGAACCGGTGTTCTTCAGTGACGAACACGAGGTCGCCGCGCTGCATGTGCGGTTGCATGCTCCCGGATTCGACGGCGACGAGCGGCGGCCACAGCCCGCTCACCCCGAACAACAGCATGCCGACGAGCAGGACGGCGAGCGCGCTCGACACCATCTCGCGGACGAACACCACGAACTCGTGGTCGGTTCGGAACACCCACCGCACGGCGTCCGCGGGGCTTCGTCGCGGGTTCGGCGCGTCGTCGTCGGCCATACAGGACGGACGACGCGCCCGGGGGACAAAAGCCCCGCCGGTCCGCCCTCACGCGGCTCGACCCGTCGTTCCGCGGGAACCGCTCACCGCAGGGCTTTTGCTCGCGTCCCGCCTCCCGAGTGAGTGTGCCGAACTCGACGCCGGTCGTGGTCGTGCGGGAACTCACGAGCCGCGGCTACAACGCGGACCGGGACGCCGTGACCCTGCTCGCGGACGAACCCGACCCCGCGCGCGCCGTCGAGCACGTCGTCGAGCACGCCCCGGCGGACGTGCTCACGATCTCCGCCGCGCAGGTTCGCGAGGCGCTCGACGCCCGCGACGACACGGAGGAAACGGCCACCGAGGGCGACCGGAGCGACCGCCCGGGGCCGTCCGCGACCCCCTCCAGTGAGTCCGCCGAGTCCGACGAATCCGCGAGTCCCACCGCCGAGTCCGCGAATTCCGCTACGGAGTCCGCGTCTGCCACAACAAACTCGGAGTCCTCCATTTCGACTGGACGAGAAACAACTCGTACTGGCGAGCAGGATAGTGGTTCTGCACCTGAAACGAAGGGGGTTGGTGGGGGTGATGGTGCCGCTCCCGGCGGGTCGGACGGCGTCGCGGACGCGATGGACGCAGACTCAATCGGGGCGTTCGAGCGCGCGGTGGACGAGACGCTCCACGAGGTCAGCATCGCGAACGACATCACGGGCCAGTCCACGGGGACGGG from Salarchaeum japonicum carries:
- a CDS encoding S26 family signal peptidase, translated to MADDDAPNPRRSPADAVRWVFRTDHEFVVFVREMVSSALAVLLVGMLLFGVSGLWPPLVAVESGSMQPHMQRGDLVFVTEEHRFAGDMGYADTGVITHEMAEDVDYQRFGGYGDVVVYQRDGAGGTTPIIHRARFWVADGENWYDRANPAYVDGESCAAIANCPAPHAGFVTKGDNNQYYDQVNGISSPVKPEWVRGRAQFRVPWLGYVRLVFSGEATVGEAVTELVS
- a CDS encoding Cdc6/Cdc18 family protein, translated to MDDNTPADDRRTARDFDVEIDDVLDEDGDDEDGLFDDLLRGEPIFENKEVLRPSYTPHELPHRNEQINNMATILVAALRGETPSNILIYGKTGTGKTASAKFVSQELEKTSRKYEVPCEVEYINCEVTDTQYRVLAQLANTFIQQNREFVDDRVDELESLAERARDDPTVLADTEFDSVEAVVERVDSLLDDREEMEDVPMTGWPTDRVYAEFFDAVDYVERVAVIMLDEIDKLVEKSGDDTLYNLSRMNSELDNSRVSIIGISNDLKFTDFLDPRVKSSLGEEEIVFPPYDANQLRDILEHRSETAFKADALSEDVLPLCAAFAAQEHGDARRALDLLRTAGELAERDQADIVTEAHVRRAQDKIELDRVVEVVRTLPTQSKLVLYAILVLEKHGVHNINTGEVYNIYKRLCDEIDADVLTQRRVTDLISELDMLGIVNAVVVSKGRYGRTKEISLSVPVEETEAVLEADSRLGDVENVTPFVQARFDNE